A region of the Pygocentrus nattereri isolate fPygNat1 chromosome 27, fPygNat1.pri, whole genome shotgun sequence genome:
ATGAACACCTTAATCGGAacagtctagtctgattgaggtgGTCTAGCACACCAACTGGACACTCGTATCATGCcaactggacctcacgtgatgttcgctgtcatggtaacgtttactccaTGCGCTACTCTACTCATTTTgcattggattacttgtagcgagcatgtaaGCGAAGATTTTTCCATCAcagttgagtagagtgagcataaacacctcagtctgaacccgTAATCCGACTGTATTAAATcagactggcaaaaatctttgcatgtaaacacagccactgtctAAAAGGCAAGAAATTGTTATGTGTGAGATGCTCTGTTTTAAAGTCTGTTATAAGTCATGTAGCGCACACCCAGCTAGAGCCACACATGCAGAGAACCAATCTAAAAACATCAAAGCTGAAACagataggatttttttttttgccattcagACTAAACAAAATCTTAAATTAAGTGTCAAAAAAATAACTTTGTCTGAACAAAGTTTAAAAGTTCAgcgacacacaaaaaaaaacaaaaaaaaaacaataacatctGTAAGAGCAAGAAAAATAGGTCTGCCCTGTCTCACCTGCAAGGCACGTCACACAGCACTCTGTCGTAGAACAGGATGTCTTTCTTGCCGTTTTGCTCCACCAGCAGGCGTGGCATGCAAGAGGCATCATGGTTGACCACCATGATACATGGACTGTTCAGCCTTTTAGCCTGGTGCACCAGCAGGTAGCAACGCTTATTATCCACATCATTGGCAATTACAAAACCCTCtgtacacagaaaaaaacagcagagaaaaaaaactgcattagAGTTATGTAGAACAGATTTACTTGTGGGCTGTAGAATGCAGCAGTCTCCATCACCTCCAGCTTTAGCCCAACAGGGACACCAGGCTAACTGATTCAGTCAGCTGCAGCAGACGGTGCTGCAATTTCACTGCCTTTTCTGTGTGACAAGCCATGGACCAGCTGGTACTGATAACATTAATGACCAACATTTCCCACAGTCCAGCAGTGTCTAACAGTATATGGGACACACAagagacaaatgacttgagaaattcaacaaagctaaagttggcttcttattcgaatttccCATCCTGCCTTACATGGTACAGCAGTTGCACTGAAATCTGTACAGGTGAATGCAAGTCctgcttcatttaaggtggactcgaaaattcaaacaaaaagctgccaAATAAAAAACCAAAGTCTTTGTACAAATGCAGACATGCCCCAACATTGCTAGCATTTTTGCCAAATGGCAATATTTACATTtggtttatttacatacattatacTAGATACTATACTAATACGTTTATATATAGCTcggttttgtttttataattttGCACAAGAAAAATACTTAAGCTTTACTTTGGTTGctaaaaattgtttttatttaaagtgagGAGACATACATTAATAAGACAAATTATTGTTCATCACCAGTTTATTTGAAAATCTAAGGGTTTTAAacctatatatttatatgcaagtacacacacacacacacacacacacacacacacacacacacacaaccaaaaaaataaataaaaattacacattgatatacatttttggccaCCTCACCCATTAAAGCTGGAGGTAAAATGGATCACATAAAATCAAGCAAGTAATTTCCTCACCAGGAAAAGGCACATCCATATCAGCATGGAGCATCTCTATGAGCTGAGCAGTCTTTGATCCTGGAGCAGCACACATGTCCAGAATCTGTTCATACAACACAAGCATTATGGAACTTACAAgaatataaacataaaccaataaataaatatgtttaaaattgGGTAAAAACTCTTTTCCTGGCAAACAGTACCTTATGTTGAGGCTCTATTTTCAGCAGCAGAGGAGGAATCATACTGACAGCCTCCTGTCTGCTTATATTCCCCTGAGGAACAAGGACAGGATTTTacgtttacatttttaagacaTAAACATTGTAAGTGTTACATTGTAAGATgtgtgggcggcacggtggcgtggtgggtagcgctgtgaggcgacagtcaAATCAGTCAAACCCActcaaatcagatttcagcCACTTTCACATGTGGTCTCTGATTGGACACATGGTCCacggtcacaggtgtataaaaccaagcagctagtcctgcagactgcttctacaaacatagTGAAacaatgagtcgctctcaggagctcagtgaattccagcgtggtaccgtgatcggacgccacctgtgcaataagtcatgaaatttcctcactactaaatattccagtcaactgtcagtggtattataacaaactggaagtgattgggaacgacagcatcTCAGCCACGAACCGGTATGCCAAGTTGAgacattctctggagtgactaatcacgcttctccgtctagcaatctgatggacgagtctgggtttggcggttgccaggagaacggtacttgcctgattgcattgtgccaagtgtaaagttaggtggtgtggggttgtttttcaggacttgggctcggccccttagatccagtgaaaggaactcttaaagcttcaataccaagagattttggacaatttcatgctcccaactttgtgggaacagtttgtggacggccccttcctgttccaacatgactgcacaccagtgcacaaagcaaggtccataaagacatggatgagtaagtttggtgtggaagaacttgactggcctgcacagagtcctgacctcaacccaacagaacacctttgggatgaattagagtggagactgcgagccaggccttctcatccaacatcagtgtgtgaccttacaaatgcgtttctggaagaacggtaaaagattcccataaacacactttgtggaaagccttcccagaagagttgaagctgttactgcTTTGCACATAAAACCTAAGAAGACACGAAGGTTCACCgttttggaaattaaataaaatagatacATTTGCGCTGTAAACATCACAACCACTGATTCCTATTACCACTACAGTAAAGAGTCAGTAGATTTCTCCACAATGAGCCACTTCAAAACACATCACTCTGATTGACTATGtacatatcatcatcatcatcatcatcatcaaccaCTTTGTCCAGATAAggtcgtggtagcagttgagagagcagagaatcccagatgaccctgtccaccgcaacttcctccagctcattcccagggaccccaagccgctcccaagCCAACTTGGaaatataatccctccaacgggTCCTAGGACGAGCCTGGGGTCCCCcaccgggaggtgtccagggggcatccggatcagatgcccaaatcacctcagctggctactctgagctcctctcggatgaccgagcCCCataccctatcaaatagagtgtagcccaccaccctgcgaaaaaagctcatttccgccgcttgcattcgcaatctcattctttcagtcattacccacagctcatgaccacaggtgagggtcgggatgtagaccgaatggtaaacagagagcttcgccttatgCTTCAGCTCCCCCTtaaccactacagtccggtatactgaccgcattactgctgctgcctgtcccagcctggggccgatctcacgatccctcttcccatcattcatgaacaagaccccgagatacttaaactcctccacctggggcaagtcagaggttggtgtagtgtagtggttaacacctctgccttctatgctgtagactggggttcaatcccccacctgggtaagcaccctacactataccaataagagtccttgggcaagactcctaacactgccttcatctacttgtgtaaaatgatcaaattgcaagtcgctctggataagagcgtcagctaattgccataaatgtaaagtcCTTTCCCCTTTCCTGGAGTGgccatgccatccttttccaggctaagaccatggactcagatttggaggtgctgatctgcataccaatcacttcacactcagctgcaaaccgctccagtgaaccctggaggcatccatgtgattcagccaaaaaaccatcatctgcaaatagcagagacgccaccctccagcctccacacataatgccctcatGACCCCGGCTACACcttgacactctgtccatgaatatcatgaacaggagtggagacagggcacaaccctggcagagtccaacgctaacacccTCCATGAAACAACGGACACAGAATCACgtaccctgcccgggagagAGTCACTGGGACCTatccctggagccaggcctggctCTTGGTATGtacatctcaacaactaaaatatgcagaaggtttggtggaattgccctttaaggAGCCTGATTAATCTCCAGATCACCCAGTACAACAGTGAGACTGTAAATCAAACTTACCGATTCAGTCTCGCTGACTAGGAACTGGTGGAATTTCTCCAAAAGCGGAGACTTTCGCAAGATCTTTCTGCTCATGTTGGTGTGCCAAGCCAATTCATCAGGATACCTGTGATATCACAATAAAATTGGTCACACTGtacaaaaaatgttgaaaaccGAACTTTGATATTCTTAATATTCTTACCAACTAAGAGCCTGTGGGGCTTCTATCTTCTGACCATCTACCTCCAGGTCCTGAATCTCCTTGAAGTATTTCTCTTTCAAGGTGTGAAGGATCTCTTTGGCATGGCTAGTATTAAAAATATAGTGTAGGTTGAGTTATATTTACTGAGTGACATTGATGTACATCGAGTTACATTTTCAAGTCCCAGTTGTTGATGGATATTCAGCAGAAAAGATCTCCATTAATGGAGACCATTAATAACAGATACTTATAGGCCTTAGAAATATGCCTAGTGTTAATGACAATAACAGCAGAACGAAAAGAAGATTTGAGCATTCAAAAGCAATCGTCACCTTTTATACCCAGTGATTCGTATGGTAGCCGGCAGCGGCTCCCTCATAGCTTCCATGAACTGCTCGAACTCTCCCTCTGGCACAATCTTCAGCTCCTGGTAGTAGTGCTCAAACAACTTGTTCTCCTTGACGATATCGGCATAGCCTGCGCCCCATCCCTGTCAGGAGAAACACAATTCTATACACAGCACATGACAAAGATACAGATTATGCCTATAACAAGCCTTTAGAACCTAACAAACTAAGGTTTCGGAGGTGGTACTACGTTCCGTGTAATGTTAGATGCCTTTGATTAcatattttcaaacatttttatgtCTACTTAAGTCTATCCGCAACAAAACCAAATTTCCCCTCACTGTCTTTACATTTGGGTTCGTTCTTAATTCCTTTTTTGTGTCCAATTTCAAAACAAGAAATCAGTGGgtctgtaagtttctttacaatgaaccACTAAACTACTCTGACAGACTATGTCTCAATGACTGAACTCTGCAGTCCTACAGGAACATGTTTGAcagtttgtttcttgtttttttacttatatttgagtcattatttaacttaaataagtcagcaaaaatgtaatgttaagtCACTTGCAAGGTCCAGTCCACCTACATTTGCTGTCAAACCATATCAGATTTACACTAACaatcctttattattattattaatatttaacatGGTGACAGTGACACTTTACTGAAATTTTTAATAGCTACCTTTATAGATATGAGTCACTGTTTCACTGCAGCTGTACCAGTGTTATTACAGGATGTGGTAAGTTAGGCTGATCTAGCCATTTCTTTCCCATTTGCAAAAGCACCTGAACACTAACAGCAGTAAACAGACCCACTTTAACTCCACAGCTCATCTCTCAGACACCACACTATGCACTGTGTGCACCAGCTGTAAATCTGCTGCCtgaattttcttcattttcaccaaatagcatctctctctcctctctgagcTGCTGTGTGTAAACCAGCCAGTTAAACCCACTcccagcatctctctctctctctctctctctctctctctctctctctcctctgagcTACTGTGTGTAAACCAACCAGTTAAACCCACtcacagcatctctctctctcctctctgagcTGCTGTGTGTAAACCAACCAGTTAAACCCACtcacagcatctctctctctctctctctctctctctctctctctcctctctgagcTGCTGTGTGTAGACCACCCAGCTAAACCCACTCccagcatctctctctcctctctgagcTGCTGTGTGTAGACCACCCAGCTAAACCCACtcacagcatctctctctctcctctctgagcTGCTGTGTGTAGACCACCCAGCTAAACCCACTCACAGCGTCTCTGCTCCGTTTCCCCTCCGCgcctccgtctctctgtctgttcctgtttctcctgCCCATCCTGGCGAGACACAAAACCCCGGACACGAATCTCCGAATCGTCTTTAACCGAAAGGCCCTGAACAGACAGTGAACTGAAGataagctaaagctaaagctaaagctaaactCATGTGCAGCTCACAGAAACTCAACACGCCGCACAGCAGCTGAAGGACCCTGGGGTGGCCGCGATCTTGCCTGAATTATATTCCTGAACGCCCAACaagatattaaataaattgctttatttattaaatgtattattatcaaTGTGGTGGTGGTCGTAGTAGTTTTGCCgttattttaatgtttgatgtttaataataataataataataataataatgtacttGATAATACGTAGAAATGTATAcgataatagtaataatataataataatctcaTTTATGTATGTTTACATTGCTGTATGTGCCTGGTTTGTATTTGatgctgttttattcatttagatttttcaaTTTAGGAATAATTGTTGTTAACATTATTGTTCTTactaaaagaagaaaaagaatagGTACAATAAAGTAGTACTAGTACTAGTAGTCGtagtagttattattattatttattattattattattattattattattattattattaaaacctTTAGGAAGGCTAACGATTAGCTCTGTGAGATAGTTTTAAAATATCGTTCTAATGATTAACtgtcatatctctctctctctctctctctctctctctctctcactctctctcacacacacacacacacattatttattGAACTCCAGGCAcacattcatgcatttattCCTGCTGACAGACTAATATCATCTTCCGTAACCGGTGTATTTCATGACCGCTTTTCTCTGCTCTTTGCACATGTAATTTTAACTAAACTCgaaagtttatttattcatgtcttcctattatttataactttgtGAACGGGGGATTATCAAAGTGATAACATCATCATACGTAACTCGGCGCTGTAAACGGATATAAGCTTCCTATTGGctcccaaaaaaataaaatgcgtAATCCGTTCATCCTATTGGTGCAGCTCCCGGCATAAGCCCGCCCACCCTGCTTGTGATTGGTGGACACATGGGAAGACGGCGCGGTGGCGTGAGGGCACGAATTTCGTAAGCAGCGCAGATCTGGATGTGTTGCTGTCAGAGCGGAGCTTTAATGCTCAGCGGCTCCACAGCGCGCAGACCTCAGGGCTTCATTATTACTGGATAGCAGGTCACCGGTTTTTAAAGCAGTCATGGACACATTTCTCCAGCACCTGTTCTCTTCTCAGGAGGAGGAGCTTTACATCTTGGACTGTTTATCGTACCTCATGATATTCATGGCGTTGGTAACGTTCCTGGCGCTGCTGGTTGAGAATGTGCCTTATGGGAGATACTCGGACAGGAAATTCGGATTCCCAGTGAGTGCCAGAGTAGCCTGGTTTATTCAGGAGCTGCCTGCTTTGGTCGTGCCTTTGGCTCTAGTGTTGTGGACTTCAGCATCCAAGACAGTGCATCTGCCGAACCAGCTGCTTCTAACCATGTATTTTTGCCATTATATTCAAAGGTGAGCTGGCCTGTGTTGTGTGGGGATGGGCGATACCACCTTTCTGCTTTCGATACGATACTGACCATTACTAAAGCCAGTACACCGATATTAGTACAGACATAAAAACATATATGGACATACAAAAATGACAAATCTTCGTGGTTTCTACAGTGAAAAGTGATCAATACAATACTTTTGGAAGTCTCTGCATTCGTCTTAACTGCACTGGGTTGGCTTTACCCCAAAAATCGTTAAGCAAAGATTGTTGTTAATGATGAgaagagcatcacactgagcacCCGCTCTACcagttaaaggagaactccaccaaTGTTCTCAGAATTTCTACATGATTCAGTAATTAGGCTGTGAATGAAGTAACGCAGAGCCTTTTGTCGTGAAATGCTTCCTTCTAAAGAAACCTGCAAAGTCAGAATTCCTCAGAATGgcgatgataggaaccagacatctcaaGCCTTTAAcgcatttaaaagctgcatcacAGGAGGCTATTCCATGAAACGGATATAAATGTACCGTGTGATGCTGGACACACTGTAATAATGTAGTTTTATTGTCAATGTTTGGCCAAAAGCCCAATTTTATAGTgcattcatggcagaggggtacatgcagggagtTGTAAGGCCAAGTAGGCCCCAAAGAAAACctcatttttttgtgatttccctttgttttcttgttatcaatgtaaaatatgaataattcagaAAACATTGCCTGTTCTGGATAGCCAGTaaattgtgacccctggttcctctcatcactgaagaaatctgagtaggTATGTTTCTATAGAAATAGGacatttcccatcaaaccaatctgaatgtttatgtttatgttcaaCCACTCAGTTTACCTTTAAGATGATCTTAACTCTAACATgctcttgggaaactgggtcTATATTTATTTGTAAGGATTACAGGTATTTGTAAGTATCCATACTTTAGTATTAATCCATCCTTCGTTTTTTAGTCCATTACTAAATATAGAAGAGGTTAGGACTTGTTGATGCCCCTGTGAGTAGAAAAAACTGTGCTTCTTTCAGGTCTCTCATTTATCCATTTTTAATCCGAGGAGGGAAACCCACACCGTTTGCTTCCTTTGCCCTGGCGTTTGTTTTCTGCATCTATAATGGCTATCTGCAGGTCAGATACCTGAGCCACTACGCAGAGTTCCCCTCTGACTGGGTTACACATCCCTGCTTCATCTCAGGTGGGTAATGTTCTAGCAGGTGCTTAGGGCTGCAGGCCTGCAGTAGTGCTTGTGCATGCATGTCTATTAACCACAGAGGCCCTATTTGTAGTTCTACATGTACAGATTTCTCTGCATGTTTTGTCAGCCTTTCTTTACCCagttcatcaatggtcaggacccccacaagacTACAACTAAGAACATTTATGCACCCCTCGTCAGTGTTTTGATGATTTCCTCAGTGAGAATAAGTACACGTcctatacagagaacacactttgcGCTGCACTTTTCAAAGCACAATGACTTTATTTGGAATTTGAATTTAGGATATTTGGGGGGGGAAGCATGAAATATGgaatgtgcaaaagttgtggcacattttatgacgcatgcacaaacacacacacacacacacacacgcacacacacacacacgtgtatatattcatgatgaatggaccaaaagaaacagctcaaaatttCATTGACCagactgtatatacagtatctcacaaaagtgagtacatccCTCACATTTCTAATGATTaactgtcttctctctctctctctctctctctctctctctctctcgcatacacacacacacagctaatattttattatatcttttcatgggacaacacctaaagaaatgaaacttggatataacttagtagtcagtgtgcagcttgtatagcagtgcagatttactgtcctctgaaaaaactcaacacacagacattaatgtctaaatatctggcaacacaagtgagtccacctcacagtgaacatgtccaaattgtgctcaaagtcacaatattttgtgtgatcaccattattatctaaAACTGCCTTAAActtcttgggcatggaattcaccagagctgcacaggttgctactggaatcctcttccactcctccatgatgacgtcactgagctggtggatgttagacaccttgcgctcctcctccttctgcttgaggatgccccacaggtgctcaattgggtttaggtctggagacatacttggcatcacctttaccttcagcaaagCAGCTGTCAtgttggaggtgtgtttggggttggaAAACTTCCATGCGGCGCAGattctgaagggaggggatcatgctttgcttcagaaggtcacagtagatgttggaattcatgttcccctcaatgaaccacagctccccagtgctggcagcgctcatgcagctccagacaaGAGACTTGGTACTCCTCAGTAGgtcaccaccacacatgctggacccCATCTGAGTCAAataagtttatcttggtctcgtcagaccacaggacatggttccagtaatcgtccgcaaactgtttgcaggctttcttgtgcgtcagcttcagaagaggcttctctctccttctgggACAATGGCCACGCAAACAATGATGATGCATTGTGCaacatatggtctgagcactgacggGCTGACATCCCACTTCTTCAacatctgcagcaatgctggcagcaatgctatttttgaagccaacctctggatatgaagctgaacaagtggactcagcttctttggttgaccctggcgaggcctgttccgagtggaacctgtcctggaaaaccactgtttaACTTTGTCCACCGTGGTACAGCTCAGTTTCAgagtgttagcaatcttcttatagcctaggcgatctttgtggagagcagccattctatttctcacatcctcagagagttctttgccatgaggtgccttGTTGAaaatccagtggccagtatgagagaattgtaCCCAGAACACCAAATTTAgtagccctgctccccattcacacctggaaccttgtaactcttaACAAGTCACATGATACCAGTGAgagacaacgacacaattgggcacaatttggacctgTTCACTATGAGGTTctctcacttgtgttgccagctatttagacattaatggctgtgtgttgagttcttttcagaggacagtaaatctgcactgttatacaagctgtgcaCTGACTAATTTAAGTACTTTTAAATACCCACTCAAAAATTCTGATACTCCCAGTcaaattgcatattttattgattataACAAAGTTCTAACACATAATCTACTTCTTATGACTGCTCCCATAAGACTAGCTGTTACTGTAATTCAGATGTTAAGCTTtagtttttggctttttttctgtACACAAGCAGAAATTGTCGCAGCTGTCTATTTCTGATGGAGGGATATTGAGCCCTCGTTTTGTTACAGTTGATGGATTTTTATCTCATTATCATGCAGGGACCTGTCTGTGGCTCTTTGGATGGATAATTAATATTCACTCTGATCATATTCTGAGGAACCTGCGAGCTCCTGGAGAAACAGGCTATAAGATACCAAGAGGTAAAACACTTTTCTAGCTTATCACACCATATTTGCTCTGCATTATGATTGCATTCAGTAACAGTTCAGCGTGTATACATCTGCGTGGTTGAGTTGAATAAGCTGTTCCTTTGTCCTGCTCCTGTTTTATGTTCtgatattttatactaatgctgtttgttatccggtgtcgaccagagaaggatgggtgccccttttgagtcttggttcctctcaaggtttcttcctctcactcttagggtctctctctcttttttcattgccactgttgccattggcGACACTCATGGGGCCTCGGAGCCATATttttctataaagctgctttgtgacaacacctatTGAGGGAataagcgctatataaataaacttcgACTTGACTTTGTTATTCTACCTGGTAGGCTGTTTTGAGATGAGGCTGAATGAAAATTGGTCAGTTTAAAATCCTCTGAGCGAGCAGTTTTCAGCGATTAATGCCAGTGATGCTGACTGAGGTCAAAGTCATCAGGTTTGTCCCTTGTAATAATTTACATACAATTAAAATTCCATGGTGCACCTTCACTTCTTGGATTGAATTGACTTGACTGCAGTCAACATCAGTCAACGTATATTTGATGTTAATGACTAAAAATCGCTGGACAGGAGAGTTTTAGGCTGACTAGGCTCATATTCACAGGCTATGTAGGAAAACAACGAATTACTGTCTAACTTATATTTGACGTCAACAGTTCAACATGAAGTCTGATATTTTAGTTGCTGTAGCCTGGAGAGAACATTGAAAATCAAGGAGGGTCTCTGACCTGGATGAACATTTTCCCTGAATGATAGGTGGAGGTGAGGGGTGAAACATTATATTATTGGTTGGTTGACGTTGTAGAGGTGAGCAGAAGTCATTACACCTTGATTGAATATTACAGAAaagtaattatgtaaatataGTATGATGAATTGGACCTAATATGACAAAGGAACAATCTAACGAGGTAAAAAATCCATATTGATTTCAGATTGACTATATAAATGCTCAAAATGCTCATTTCTATGATGTTTCCTTGGGATTCCAGTGTGTTTGGCTATTTATTGCGCACTTAAAaatgacggttcttcaagggttctttcgtAAAGGaggtggttctatgtagaaccatgagcactgaaaaaccctttgcatcattgaaaggttctttgcatcaagaAGGGCTtttccagattgatggagaatgtgttgaatatgaTTCCATATAggcccatttttaaaaaggtttctaTGTAGCAACAAAAAGCTTGACATCGcaacaatagaaccctttttggggctATATggaaaaatactttattttgagtgcCTGCCATTTGTGAATAATTAGGAATTGGGAATAATTGGGTAGGATACACTATAACAGACTGGACTGAGTGCGAGTTATAACAGCCGCTTAAAAAGTCTTATTGATACAGATGCAGTTCGTCCACGCAGGCTTACCAACCTAAAATATCTGCTTCAGGAGACATAAGGTTAGTAAAAGGCTACTTCAGACAGTGTCAAATTTATTTTCAACCACAAGGAAGAGCAGCACATATCTTGATGTGTACAtatgtgaataa
Encoded here:
- the srd5a1 gene encoding 3-oxo-5-alpha-steroid 4-dehydrogenase 1, yielding MDTFLQHLFSSQEEELYILDCLSYLMIFMALVTFLALLVENVPYGRYSDRKFGFPVSARVAWFIQELPALVVPLALVLWTSASKTVHLPNQLLLTMYFCHYIQRSLIYPFLIRGGKPTPFASFALAFVFCIYNGYLQVRYLSHYAEFPSDWVTHPCFISGTCLWLFGWIINIHSDHILRNLRAPGETGYKIPRGGMFLYISGANFLGEILEWAGFALAGHSIHSVAFAFFTCIILSSRAVAHHKWYLTKFEDYPKSRKALIPFVF